Genomic DNA from Lactuca sativa cultivar Salinas chromosome 8, Lsat_Salinas_v11, whole genome shotgun sequence:
TGTTGTGGTTGCATTATTATTGAAATCAGGTAAATTAAATAACAAatagttataaaaaaaataataataaaaaaaaacgggGTTAATATTGTCATTTTACTTGGAAGCGAACAAAAAAGATGTTGCAAAAACTTCAAatgaggaccaaaattgcaaaagaaAACTTTTTGGGACCAGAAATGCAAAAGAAAACATTTTGGAAGCAAAATCACAAAAGAAAACTTTTTGGGACCAAAACAGCAAAAGAAAACTTTTGGGGCCAAAAATTGCAAAAGAAaactttttgggaccaaaattggAAAAATATCAGCaatactcagggaccaaaaatgaaatttacacttagacttaggaattaaataacaaatatatataaaacaaaatcAGAAAAAGGGTGAtatagtcattttacttggaaGAGTACCAAAAATTTAATCTACTCTTGAatttataatcatgaaaattataaaaacatttaaccTTATGGATGCCAGCAAGAACAACAAAAGGGACAGCATGTCTTTGAGCTGCAAGTGCAACCATACTTAATCCAACAGGTGCAATCACTCCACCATTTGCCATCACAGCGTGGGCCCCAACAATAACCTATTGATTACCAATTTCAAAACCAGGGTCAAAATGGTAAATTGGCAGATTATTTAATGACTTGATTCGTTGCATACCATGTTTACACGTGAAATCATTGCAAAAACAGCGGAATCAGTGATTACTGTTGTTTGTAGTCCTCTACTAATCAACTCATTTGCAAGAATATGTCCTTCATACCTATTTAAAGAATAAGATGaggggcaaaatagtcattttactttgGACTTAACATCCTTTTTAGACCATGTCCAAGCCAGGGACCTAAAGTGCAATGGAACTACACTTTAGGGACCAACCATGCAAAAAAATGTAACACCGGGACTGAGCACGTAACTTTTGAAAGAGCACAGGGACGAAAGTTGTAACTTAGTCTAGACTCTAGAATATATTGCATTTTTAGTCCCTGAGTTTAGCAGTTTTTTTCGTTTTTGGTTCCTAAAGGAATCAGTTTGCAGTTTTGGTTAATGTTTCATAATGATTTTGGTCCCTTAATCcttaaaagaccattttgcccttgatCCAAAACCAAAAAGAATAGTGTACCACATGgaccaaaatggtcattttaaagATATTAACAGCTGGGTAGGTAGGATTAACGATTCAGGGGCCAAAACTGTTATGAAACATCAAATTAAGGACAATATTTGAAAACAGATTCCTTTAGGGACCAAAAGCGAAAAAATTAGCTAaattcagggaccaaaaatgtaacttttctaTACTCTAAAAAAGAAAGTAGCACAGACCTTGGAGCACCCTCTGCTACAAAAACACGAAATgatctcttcttctcctttgcagCACAAAGAAATTCAATGACAGTTCTTGAACTTCCTAAGGTCAATATAACTTCACTGCAAATAATTGTTTTTTCATTTAATATATTgactattaatattatattaacaACTTTTGGGAAGAAGGGTTTAGAGAGAAATGAGAATACTTATGGTGAATATGCTCGACTGCTTgctcagcaatctcttcatgacaGGTGGCAATATCTTGAATCAGATCATTCACAGTCTCGATAACATTGTGCTTTAGCTTTCGACTTCTTGAATTTTTATCAGTAGCTGTAGTGTATAAAATCAAGTCATGAGAAATTTCATAAGctttacatttaaaaataaaaaacaaactaaCATTTGGTTTTTTCTTCAGAATCATCTGCAGAAGAGTTGGAGTGAAGAACAGCTGCAGAGTGAGGTACACCCTCTAGAAGGGTCTGCAATGATGGAGCTCTCAGAGCATTTCtagcagcagcagcaacagcagcagctGATAAAACTGGATAATTGTCTTGTTCAA
This window encodes:
- the LOC111918153 gene encoding uncharacterized protein LOC111918153; the protein is MLDTNALVHDFLNKLKRRQIEGSKATAKLTAELLRSVISQQRLPNTNQAGALIDAIKAIGEQLVAANPVELAVGNIVRRVLHIIREEDLSLTTSAIGGLSLSAISDDENDVEQDNYPVLSAAAVAAAARNALRAPSLQTLLEGVPHSAAVLHSNSSADDSEEKTKSTDKNSRSRKLKHNVIETVNDLIQDIATCHEEIAEQAVEHIHHNEVILTLGSSRTVIEFLCAAKEKKRSFRVFVAEGAPRYEGHILANELISRGLQTTVITDSAVFAMISRVNMVIVGAHAVMANGGVIAPVGLSMVALAAQRHAVPFVVLAGIHKLCPLYPHKPEVLLNELKSPSDLLDFGEFSDCMDSATGIGFPLHVVNPAFDYVPPQLVTLFITDTGGHNPSYMYRLIADYYSADDLVLQRKPTS